The Kordia sp. SMS9 genome window below encodes:
- the guaA gene encoding glutamine-hydrolyzing GMP synthase gives MQHDKVLIVDFGSQYTQLIARRVRELNIYSEIHPFNKIPTNVHEYKAVILSGSPMSVRSKDAFHPNLEGIRGVKPLLGVCYGAQYLAHFSGGQVAESNTREYGRANLSFVEENEPFLAGISAGSQVWMSHSDTIKQLPTNGKLLASTHDVANAAYKIEGETTYAIQFHPEVYHSTDGKQLLENFLVHIANVDPDWTPNAFVEETVEELKEKLGNDKVVLGLSGGVDSSVAAMLLHKAIGKNLYCIFVNNGLLRKNEFSSVLQQYEGMGLNVKGVDASARFLDALAGESEPEKKRKAIGRVFIEVFDDEAHQIQDVTWLAQGTIYPDVIESVSATGGPSATIKSHHNVGGLPDYMKLKIVEPLKALFKDEVRRVGASMGMDTQLLGRHPFPGPGLAIRILGDITAEKVRILQEVDAVFINGLREWDLYDKVWQAGAILLPVNSVGVMGDERTYEKVVALRAVESTDGMTADWVDLPYKFLQKVSNDIINKVKGVNRVVYDISSKPPATIEWE, from the coding sequence ATGCAACACGACAAGGTATTAATCGTAGACTTCGGATCGCAATACACACAACTCATTGCGCGCAGAGTTCGAGAGCTGAACATCTATTCCGAAATTCATCCATTCAACAAAATTCCAACAAACGTACACGAGTATAAAGCGGTCATTCTTTCGGGAAGTCCAATGTCTGTGCGCTCTAAAGATGCTTTTCATCCAAATTTGGAAGGCATTCGTGGTGTAAAACCATTATTAGGTGTTTGTTACGGCGCACAATATTTAGCACACTTTTCTGGCGGACAAGTTGCCGAATCGAACACTCGTGAATATGGACGTGCAAACCTAAGTTTTGTAGAAGAAAATGAACCTTTCTTAGCAGGAATTTCTGCGGGAAGTCAAGTGTGGATGAGTCACAGTGATACCATCAAGCAATTACCAACCAATGGAAAACTATTAGCCAGCACGCACGATGTCGCAAATGCAGCCTACAAAATAGAAGGTGAAACTACATACGCGATTCAGTTTCATCCCGAAGTATATCATTCTACAGATGGAAAGCAATTACTAGAAAATTTCTTGGTACATATTGCCAATGTAGATCCAGATTGGACACCAAACGCGTTTGTAGAAGAAACCGTTGAAGAGTTAAAAGAAAAACTTGGCAATGACAAAGTCGTTTTAGGCTTATCGGGAGGAGTTGATTCTAGTGTAGCAGCGATGTTATTGCACAAAGCCATTGGCAAAAACTTATACTGCATCTTTGTCAACAACGGATTGTTGCGCAAAAATGAATTTTCAAGCGTGTTGCAACAGTATGAAGGTATGGGACTCAATGTAAAAGGCGTTGATGCTTCGGCACGTTTTTTGGATGCGTTAGCTGGAGAAAGCGAACCTGAGAAAAAACGCAAAGCCATTGGGCGCGTATTTATTGAAGTGTTTGACGATGAAGCACATCAAATACAAGACGTTACGTGGTTGGCACAAGGAACCATTTATCCAGATGTCATAGAAAGTGTAAGTGCCACAGGCGGACCAAGTGCTACCATCAAAAGTCACCACAATGTGGGCGGTTTGCCAGATTATATGAAATTAAAAATTGTAGAACCATTAAAAGCATTGTTTAAAGATGAGGTGCGTAGAGTTGGTGCTTCTATGGGAATGGACACACAATTATTAGGACGTCATCCGTTTCCAGGACCAGGATTGGCAATCAGAATTTTGGGAGACATCACTGCGGAAAAAGTTCGTATCTTACAAGAAGTAGATGCTGTGTTTATCAATGGATTACGTGAGTGGGATTTATATGATAAAGTGTGGCAAGCAGGCGCAATTTTATTACCTGTAAACTCAGTAGGAGTGATGGGCGATGAGCGAACCTATGAAAAAGTAGTAGCATTGCGCGCGGTAGAAAGTACCGATGGAATGACGGCAGATTGGGTAGATTTACCCTATAAATTTTTACAAAAAGTATCGAACGATATAATAAATAAAGTAAAAGGCGTTAATAGAGTAGTGTATGACATTAGCTCAAAACCGCCAGCTACCATTGAATGGGAATAA
- a CDS encoding LysM peptidoglycan-binding domain-containing protein, producing MKKLLGFFLILLMTSCGASAQQYTNHKVARGETVESIAKQYDISPDDIIRLNPEARRGVRKNSMLVIPSKSTKVVTDTNVTFTNHKVRRKETLYGIAKKYGVSQEDILKYNEKVAKEGLKKGDRIAIPQFKNKPKETTETVEETKEEETDTTEEASFEIYTVKAKETKWGIAHSYGLTIEELEDINPEIKDGLQIGQEIKLPIRSEKPAIVSTEQYVFYDVKPKQTMYTLTRKLSVTEEELILLNPALKDGLKAGMVLKLPVAKTEDSNLEVVDAVIMDTFNFLENADAENVSNIAIMLPFKLDEMEMDSIDQTKEKLKKDRLLGYATEFYTGSLMALDSIKKLGFSVNVKVIDNGGKKSTTRAAVTENDFTDMHAVIGPILDANVEIVAAELKSDGIPVISPLTSKKVDHRNVYQTIPDKKLLEQKMLAFMKKNGQDKNVIIIADKNKTKIKATLQSILPNNKVFNPEEGNYIKPTLILPHLKEDVENWVILETDDVSLIANVTSVLNSYATSEKREIVLLTTDKNSNYDNNDNIYNSHLANLNFHYPSIDKPSSLDNQFVKNYKAEYGISPGRIATRGFDITFDILVRLVYDQNLAKSVRTGTETSYVENKFNYRKKTFGGFFNEGIYIVKYDGLEIKEAK from the coding sequence ATGAAGAAGCTTTTAGGATTTTTTTTAATACTATTGATGACGAGTTGTGGTGCGAGTGCGCAGCAATACACAAATCATAAAGTAGCCAGAGGTGAAACGGTGGAAAGTATTGCAAAACAGTACGACATCAGTCCGGATGATATTATCAGATTGAATCCAGAAGCAAGAAGAGGCGTGCGCAAAAATAGCATGTTGGTGATTCCTTCCAAATCAACGAAAGTTGTTACAGACACAAATGTAACGTTTACCAATCATAAAGTGCGACGAAAAGAAACCTTGTACGGAATTGCTAAGAAATATGGAGTTTCGCAAGAAGACATTTTAAAATACAACGAAAAAGTTGCGAAAGAAGGCTTGAAAAAAGGAGATCGCATTGCCATTCCACAATTTAAAAACAAACCCAAAGAAACAACCGAAACTGTTGAAGAAACTAAAGAAGAAGAAACGGATACTACCGAAGAAGCTTCTTTTGAAATATACACGGTAAAAGCCAAAGAAACCAAATGGGGAATTGCGCATAGCTACGGATTAACGATTGAAGAATTAGAAGACATCAATCCTGAAATAAAAGACGGTTTGCAAATTGGACAAGAAATAAAATTGCCTATTCGTTCAGAAAAACCTGCTATTGTCAGTACAGAACAATATGTGTTTTACGATGTAAAACCGAAGCAAACCATGTACACGCTTACGCGAAAATTAAGTGTAACGGAAGAAGAATTAATCTTATTAAATCCAGCTTTAAAAGATGGTTTGAAAGCGGGAATGGTCTTAAAACTTCCGGTTGCCAAAACAGAAGATTCAAACTTAGAAGTTGTCGATGCTGTTATCATGGATACGTTCAATTTCTTGGAAAATGCAGACGCTGAAAATGTGTCGAACATCGCAATTATGTTGCCATTCAAACTGGACGAGATGGAAATGGATTCTATCGATCAAACCAAAGAAAAACTTAAAAAAGATCGCTTATTAGGCTATGCAACTGAGTTTTATACAGGTTCTTTAATGGCGTTGGATTCTATCAAAAAACTAGGATTTTCTGTCAACGTAAAAGTGATTGATAATGGCGGAAAGAAAAGCACCACACGTGCTGCTGTTACCGAAAATGATTTCACAGACATGCATGCAGTTATTGGACCAATTTTAGACGCGAATGTTGAAATCGTAGCTGCTGAATTAAAATCGGATGGCATTCCAGTTATTTCTCCATTAACTAGCAAAAAGGTAGATCACAGAAATGTGTATCAAACCATTCCAGATAAAAAGCTGTTAGAGCAAAAAATGCTGGCATTTATGAAGAAAAATGGGCAAGACAAAAATGTCATCATCATTGCAGATAAGAATAAAACGAAGATCAAAGCGACGTTGCAATCCATTTTGCCAAATAATAAAGTGTTCAATCCGGAAGAAGGGAATTATATCAAGCCTACTTTAATTCTTCCACATTTAAAAGAAGACGTTGAAAATTGGGTGATTTTAGAAACAGACGATGTATCATTAATTGCCAACGTGACTTCCGTATTAAACTCGTACGCAACCAGCGAAAAACGTGAAATTGTATTGCTGACCACAGATAAAAATAGCAATTACGATAACAATGACAACATATATAATAGTCATTTAGCAAATCTTAATTTTCATTATCCTTCAATAGACAAGCCTTCATCACTCGACAATCAATTTGTGAAAAACTACAAAGCAGAATATGGTATTTCTCCTGGTAGAATTGCTACGCGCGGATTTGACATTACATTTGATATCTTAGTGCGTTTGGTGTACGATCAAAACTTAGCAAAAAGTGTGCGAACTGGCACAGAAACCAGCTATGTAGAAAACAAGTTCAACTATCGCAAAAAAACCTTTGGCGGTTTCTTCAATGAAGGTATTTACATTGTAAAATACGACGGATTAGAAATCAAAGAAGCAAAATAA
- a CDS encoding OsmC family protein, with translation MTSKVTYTGSLRTVSTHIKSGNEFITDAPTDNNGKGEAFSPTDTVATGLASCMLTVMGIKAAQLGVHMENTTAEVTKTMASNPRRISKIEVHVHLPFEADDKTKKILENTANTCPVHYSLHPDIEKIVEFHWK, from the coding sequence ATGACATCAAAAGTAACCTACACTGGAAGCCTTAGAACTGTTTCAACACACATAAAATCTGGAAATGAGTTCATAACAGACGCTCCTACAGACAATAATGGCAAAGGAGAAGCGTTCTCTCCTACAGATACTGTTGCAACAGGATTGGCAAGTTGTATGTTAACCGTAATGGGAATTAAAGCGGCACAATTAGGTGTGCATATGGAAAACACAACCGCAGAAGTGACCAAAACGATGGCGTCAAATCCGAGAAGAATTTCAAAGATAGAAGTACACGTTCACTTGCCTTTTGAAGCGGACGACAAAACCAAAAAAATATTAGAAAACACTGCAAATACTTGTCCTGTGCATTACAGTCTTCATCCTGATATTGAAAAAATTGTTGAATTTCATTGGAAATAA
- a CDS encoding DUF922 domain-containing protein: protein MVKLFGILCIFLLVQDEETITWSHDHKLHWGNFEGAPDYNSDAVAITASGITYGLSLTTFSNSDKIEYKTRVMAQFYPEQSWYLKERVNDTVLGHEQLHFDISELHARKFRKRLKQAKFNKNNIREKISEIYNQVNKELREMQEAYDEGSDYSRDYTGQIQWQKRIARELNTYKNFKRSATTND, encoded by the coding sequence ATGGTTAAACTGTTTGGCATACTCTGTATTTTTCTCCTCGTTCAAGACGAAGAAACCATTACGTGGTCGCATGATCATAAACTGCATTGGGGAAACTTTGAAGGTGCGCCAGATTACAATTCGGATGCTGTGGCGATTACCGCTTCTGGAATTACCTACGGATTGAGCTTAACAACATTTTCAAACAGTGACAAAATAGAATACAAAACTAGAGTGATGGCGCAGTTTTATCCAGAGCAATCTTGGTACTTAAAAGAGCGCGTCAATGATACTGTTTTGGGACATGAACAATTACATTTTGATATTTCAGAACTGCACGCACGAAAATTTCGAAAGCGATTAAAACAGGCGAAATTCAATAAAAATAACATTCGCGAGAAAATCTCTGAAATCTACAATCAAGTCAATAAAGAATTGCGCGAAATGCAAGAAGCGTATGATGAAGGTTCTGACTATTCCAGAGATTACACAGGACAAATACAATGGCAAAAACGCATTGCAAGAGAACTTAACACATACAAAAACTTCAAGCGATCTGCTACAACGAATGACTGA
- a CDS encoding DUF3820 family protein has protein sequence MTDLPNKETQQRLLIELAHAKMPFGKYKDRYLVNLPEAYLIWFQQKGFPKGKLGQQLTQMLDIKINGLEPMIRNIQKHFEK, from the coding sequence ATGACTGATTTACCAAATAAAGAAACACAACAACGATTGCTCATAGAATTGGCACACGCCAAAATGCCGTTCGGTAAATACAAAGATCGGTATTTGGTCAATTTGCCCGAAGCCTATTTGATATGGTTTCAGCAAAAAGGATTCCCGAAAGGCAAACTCGGGCAACAACTCACACAAATGCTCGATATCAAAATCAACGGTTTAGAACCCATGATTCGAAACATTCAAAAGCATTTTGAAAAGTAA
- a CDS encoding N-acetylmuramoyl-L-alanine amidase produces the protein MIVLLDNGHGGLINGTYQTPGKRSPIWNDGSQLFEGEFNRAIVNGIIEELTALRIPYENLAPEYRDVTLQTRVRRANKYGSRNCFYISVHSNAGGGHGSEIFTSVRNTRSDAIATVFGEEYKRVFPNRRLRTDFSDGDLDKEKNFYVLKNTRMPAILTENFFMDNEEECKAILMTREGREKVIRYHVDAIKRVQNELF, from the coding sequence ATGATCGTATTATTAGACAACGGACACGGCGGTTTGATTAATGGAACGTATCAAACACCCGGAAAACGTTCGCCAATTTGGAATGATGGTTCGCAACTATTTGAAGGTGAATTCAATCGCGCTATCGTCAATGGAATCATTGAAGAATTAACCGCATTGCGCATTCCGTATGAAAACTTAGCACCAGAATACAGAGATGTAACCTTGCAAACACGCGTACGAAGAGCCAACAAATACGGTTCTCGAAACTGTTTCTACATCAGCGTACACTCCAATGCAGGTGGCGGACATGGAAGTGAAATATTTACCTCTGTTCGCAATACCCGAAGTGATGCTATAGCCACAGTTTTTGGAGAAGAATACAAACGCGTATTTCCAAACAGAAGATTACGTACCGATTTCTCAGATGGCGATTTAGACAAAGAAAAAAACTTTTATGTCTTAAAAAATACTAGAATGCCAGCCATTCTGACTGAAAACTTCTTCATGGACAATGAAGAAGAATGCAAAGCCATCTTAATGACGCGTGAAGGGCGCGAAAAAGTCATTCGCTATCATGTAGATGCGATCAAAAGAGTACAAAACGAATTATTTTAA
- a CDS encoding CTP synthase, with product MAKTKYIFVTGGVTSSLGKGIIAASLAKLLQSRGYRTTIQKLDPYINVDPGTLNPYEHGECYVTDDGAETDLDLGHYERFLNVPTSQANNVTTGRIYQSVIEKERRGEFLGKTVQVIPHITNEIKERIQILGKSGNYDIVITEIGGTVGDIESLPYIESVRQLLWELGEGNGMVIHLTLVPYLSAAGELKTKPTQHSVKTLMESGIKADVLVCRTEHELSEELRHKLALFCNVKREAVIQSIDAKTIYDVPNLMLQEGLDTVVMKKLDLADDGMPDLTRWNKFLTKLKNPKSEVTIGLVGKYVELQDSYKSILEAFIHAGAENEIKVNVESIHSEHITEKTIAEKFKNLDGILVAPGFGDRGIEGKIRAVQYAREHNVPFLGICLGMQMAVIEFSRNVLGLDSANSTEMNPNTASPVINLMEAQKDITDKGGTMRLGAWECELKEESKVHDIYEKSMILERHRHRYEFNNDYKERLENAGLIATGRNPKTGLVEIVELPSHPWFIGVQYHPEYKSTVANPHPLFVAFVKAALIFAENKQDATMA from the coding sequence ATGGCAAAAACCAAATACATATTTGTAACGGGCGGTGTGACCTCTTCTTTGGGAAAAGGAATAATTGCGGCTTCACTTGCCAAATTATTACAATCAAGAGGTTACCGAACAACGATTCAAAAACTAGATCCATACATTAATGTGGATCCTGGAACCTTAAATCCGTATGAACATGGAGAATGTTATGTAACCGATGATGGCGCTGAAACCGACTTGGATTTAGGACATTACGAACGTTTCTTAAATGTTCCTACCTCACAAGCAAATAATGTAACTACAGGACGTATTTACCAAAGTGTCATTGAAAAAGAACGCAGAGGTGAATTTCTAGGGAAAACTGTGCAAGTCATTCCGCATATTACCAATGAAATCAAAGAACGCATTCAAATTCTTGGAAAGTCTGGAAATTATGACATTGTCATTACGGAAATTGGCGGAACCGTTGGAGATATTGAGTCACTTCCGTATATAGAATCGGTTCGTCAATTATTGTGGGAATTGGGAGAAGGCAACGGAATGGTGATTCACTTAACCTTAGTGCCGTATCTCTCTGCCGCAGGTGAACTCAAAACAAAACCGACACAGCATTCTGTAAAAACCTTGATGGAAAGCGGAATCAAAGCGGATGTATTGGTGTGTAGAACGGAACATGAACTTTCAGAAGAATTGCGTCATAAATTAGCGCTGTTCTGTAACGTGAAGCGTGAAGCGGTGATTCAATCCATTGATGCCAAAACCATTTACGATGTGCCAAATTTAATGCTACAAGAAGGCCTAGATACCGTAGTGATGAAAAAGCTCGATTTGGCAGACGATGGCATGCCCGATTTAACACGTTGGAATAAATTCTTAACCAAACTTAAAAATCCAAAAAGTGAAGTCACTATTGGATTGGTTGGAAAATACGTAGAATTACAAGATTCGTACAAGTCTATCTTAGAAGCATTCATTCATGCAGGTGCAGAAAACGAAATCAAAGTAAATGTGGAGTCCATTCACTCAGAACACATCACAGAAAAAACAATAGCAGAAAAATTTAAAAACTTAGACGGAATCTTAGTCGCACCCGGTTTTGGAGATCGCGGAATCGAAGGGAAAATTCGTGCGGTTCAATATGCACGTGAGCACAATGTCCCATTCCTGGGAATCTGCTTAGGAATGCAAATGGCAGTTATTGAATTCTCTAGAAACGTTTTAGGATTGGATAGTGCCAACTCTACAGAAATGAATCCGAATACGGCAAGTCCTGTGATCAACTTAATGGAAGCGCAAAAAGACATCACTGACAAAGGCGGAACCATGCGTTTAGGCGCTTGGGAATGTGAGTTGAAAGAAGAAAGCAAAGTGCATGACATTTACGAGAAATCTATGATTTTAGAACGTCATCGCCACAGATATGAATTCAACAACGATTACAAAGAAAGGTTAGAAAACGCTGGATTAATTGCTACTGGACGCAATCCAAAAACAGGTTTGGTAGAAATTGTAGAATTGCCATCGCATCCGTGGTTTATCGGTGTGCAATATCACCCAGAATATAAAAGTACCGTAGCCAATCCGCATCCACTATTTGTGGCATTTGTAAAAGCGGCGTTGATCTTTGCAGAAAACAAACAAGATGCCACTATGGCATAA
- the yidC gene encoding membrane protein insertase YidC, with the protein MEENKFDYKQLLGFALIALIGVFWLNTMKPTPEEEAAAKKAAAEKNKTEQVTTDSTGIAKTNTAVPDTSTLNLNDSTQVAQYKSATGAFGFNAGKVSMDQVTTIENQLLSLKISNKGGQIIEARVKGQLIKDKFEELKTYDSLPVYLIKDGNASFGLSLTTADNRVINTKDLAFEPTYTENGDTKTLSMKLKVAPNKYLEYLYELKDDYMMDFTVRSQGLNGVINASQPVNMEWKLKSFRHAKSVTYENRYTDVHYEYEDGKDSYLGQTDDEENPKGVTWIGYKQHFFTSILLSDTPFRRANLTSQNIVDSEMPEKDVEFLKNFSSTIPLELKGGELNYTMDMYHGPTDYETLSAYDRNLDEIVPLGWGIFGWINRYFLIPLFGFLSMFLPAGIAIVVMTIMVRLLLSPITYKSYLSQAKMKVIRPEINEINTKYKDDAMKKQQETMKLYGKAGVSPMAGCIPALLQIPVFYALFMFFPSAFELRQKSFLWADDLSSYDTIYKFPEGFSIPLYGDHISLFPILASIAIFFYMRMTTGQQMSSMQQPSQEGMPDMSKMMKYMMYFSPLLMLFFFNNYASGLSLYYFVSNLITIGIMLVIKKYIIDEDKIHAQIEINKKKPKKQNRFQKKMQAMMEQAEAQKKAKGK; encoded by the coding sequence ATGGAAGAAAACAAGTTTGATTACAAACAACTATTAGGATTTGCACTAATAGCTTTAATTGGAGTTTTTTGGTTAAACACCATGAAACCTACACCTGAAGAGGAAGCTGCAGCTAAAAAAGCAGCCGCAGAAAAAAATAAAACAGAACAAGTTACCACCGATAGCACAGGAATTGCTAAGACAAATACAGCAGTTCCAGATACTTCAACCTTAAATTTGAACGATTCCACGCAAGTGGCACAATATAAAAGTGCTACAGGTGCTTTTGGCTTCAATGCTGGAAAAGTTTCTATGGATCAAGTGACTACGATTGAAAACCAATTACTTTCTTTAAAAATAAGTAACAAAGGTGGACAAATCATAGAAGCACGTGTCAAAGGACAATTGATAAAAGATAAATTTGAGGAATTAAAAACCTACGATTCACTTCCTGTATACTTAATCAAAGACGGAAATGCTTCATTTGGATTAAGCTTAACGACCGCAGACAATCGTGTGATCAATACGAAAGATTTAGCGTTTGAACCTACATACACGGAAAACGGCGATACAAAAACGCTTTCCATGAAGTTGAAAGTAGCACCAAACAAATATTTAGAGTATTTGTATGAGTTGAAAGACGATTATATGATGGATTTCACAGTGCGTTCGCAAGGACTAAACGGTGTTATCAATGCGAGTCAACCCGTAAACATGGAGTGGAAGCTGAAAAGTTTCCGTCACGCGAAAAGTGTAACCTACGAAAACCGTTATACCGATGTGCATTACGAATATGAAGATGGGAAAGACAGCTATTTAGGTCAAACGGATGATGAGGAGAACCCAAAAGGCGTTACGTGGATTGGTTACAAACAACACTTCTTTACGTCAATTTTACTATCAGACACACCTTTTAGAAGAGCCAATTTAACGTCGCAAAACATTGTGGACAGTGAAATGCCAGAGAAAGATGTAGAATTCTTAAAAAACTTTAGTTCCACGATTCCTTTAGAATTGAAAGGTGGCGAATTGAACTATACTATGGACATGTATCACGGTCCAACAGACTATGAAACCTTGTCGGCTTATGATAGAAACCTAGACGAAATTGTACCCTTAGGTTGGGGAATTTTTGGTTGGATAAACCGGTATTTCTTAATTCCGTTGTTTGGATTTTTGAGTATGTTCTTACCAGCGGGAATCGCTATTGTTGTGATGACAATTATGGTTCGATTGTTACTATCGCCAATTACTTACAAATCGTACTTATCGCAAGCGAAGATGAAAGTGATTCGTCCAGAAATCAACGAAATCAACACAAAGTACAAGGATGATGCTATGAAGAAGCAGCAAGAAACCATGAAATTATATGGGAAAGCAGGCGTAAGTCCGATGGCAGGTTGTATTCCAGCATTGCTACAAATTCCGGTATTCTACGCATTATTCATGTTCTTCCCATCGGCATTTGAGTTGCGACAAAAAAGTTTCTTATGGGCAGATGATTTATCGTCGTATGATACCATTTACAAATTCCCGGAAGGATTTAGCATTCCGTTATATGGAGATCACATCAGTTTATTTCCAATCTTAGCGTCGATTGCCATTTTCTTCTACATGCGAATGACTACGGGACAACAAATGAGTTCTATGCAACAACCATCGCAAGAAGGAATGCCAGACATGAGTAAAATGATGAAATACATGATGTATTTCTCACCATTACTAATGTTATTCTTCTTCAACAACTACGCAAGTGGATTGAGTTTATACTATTTTGTATCGAATTTAATTACGATCGGAATCATGTTAGTCATTAAAAAATACATCATTGATGAAGACAAGATTCACGCGCAAATAGAGATCAACAAAAAGAAACCGAAAAAGCAAAATCGTTTCCAAAAGAAAATGCAAGCGATGATGGAGCAAGCGGAAGCACAGAAAAAAGCAAAAGGGAAGTAG